In Bombus fervidus isolate BK054 chromosome 11, iyBomFerv1, whole genome shotgun sequence, a single genomic region encodes these proteins:
- the Urod gene encoding uroporphyrinogen decarboxylase, which yields MAQTEFPPLKNDLILKAAKGESTERVPIWIMRQAGRYLPEFQEIRSKHDFFSVCETPALACEVTLQPIKRFDLDASIIFSDILVLPQAMGLTVEMVPGTGPILPKPLKDPTDLVRLVHPNVEKDLKYVGDAITLTRHKLEGKVPLIGFTGAPWTLMSYMIQGGGSSTMTKARQWLYKYSEDSHKLLQLITNVIIDYLVMQVKAGAQLLQVFESHSDFLNDELFEKFSFKYLKEISDKVRQRLKEENIPEVPMIAFPKGATMNSLEMLAKSKTYEVLGLDWNVNPVEARKRFGSEITLQGNLDPCALYASEQEIADRARDMAIKFGKTRYIANLGHGILPDIPITSVAAFIKGIHSV from the exons ATGGCACAAACAGAATTTCCaccattaaaaaatgatttaattttaaaagctGCAAAAGGAGAGTCCACAGAACGTGTTCCAATATGGATAATGCGTCAAGCAGGGAGATATCTTCCAGAGTTTCAAGAAATCAGATCAAAACATGATTTTTTCTCTGTTTGTGAAACACCAGCTTTAGCTTGTGAAGTTACTTTACAGCCTATAAAACGGTTTGACTTGGATGCTAGCATTATCTTTTCTGACATATTAGTTCTACCACAAGCAATGGGTTTAACTGTTGAAATGGTTCCTGGAACg gggCCAATTTTACCCAAACCTTTGAAGGATCCAACAGATTTAGTTAGATTAGTTCATCCAAATGTAGAAAAGGATTTAAAATATGTAGGAGACGCCATAACTTTAACAAGGCATAAATTAGAGGGAAAAGTACCATTAATTGGCTTTACTGGTGCACCA TGGACATTAATGAGCTACATGATCCAAGGTGGAGGTAGTTCAACAATGACAAAGGCACGGCAATGGTTATACAAGTATTCAGAAGACTCTCACAAACTCTTACAACTTATTACGAATGTCATAATTGATTACCTTGTAATGCAAGTAAAAGCCGGAGCACAG TTATTGCAAGTATTTGAAAGTCATAGTGATTTCCTTAATGACGAGTTATTTGAAAAGTtctcgtttaaatatttgaaagaaatcaGCGATAAAGTGAGACAGCGAttgaaggaagaaaatattccTGAAGTGCCAATg ATTGCTTTTCCTAAAGGTGCAACTATGAATTCCTTAGAAATGTTAGCAAAGTCTAAAACTTATGAAGTATTGGGTTTAGATTGGAATGTTAATCCTGTAGAAGCAAGGAAAAGATTTGGTTCTGAAATTACTTTGCAAGGAAATTTAGATCCATGCGCATTATATGCTTCTGag CAAGAAATAGCCGATCGTGCTCGAGACATGGCAATAAAATTCGGTAAAACTCGATATATAGCGAATTTGGGACATGGTATTCTACCAGATATACCAATAACGTCAGTTGCAGCATTTATCAAAGGGATTCATTCAGTGTAA
- the Eef5 gene encoding eukaryotic translation elongation factor 5, with protein sequence MADIEDTHFETGDSGASVTYPMQCSALRKNGFVMLKSRPCKIVEMSTSKTGKHGHAKVHLVGIDIFTSKKYEDICPSTHNMDVPFVKREDYQLADISDDGYLCLMADNGELREDLKIPDGELGTQLRADHEAGKELLCTVLKACGEEVVIAIKTNTAIDK encoded by the exons ATGGCAGACATAGAGGATACTCACTTTGAGACTGGAGACTCTGGTGCTTCTGTAACATACCCGATGCAGTGTTCAGCACTGCGTAAAAATGGGTTTGTGATGCTGAAATCTCGGCCGTGCAAAATTGTAGAGATGTCAACCTCGAAAACAGGAAAACATGGCCATGCCAAAGTACATCTTGTAGGCATTGACATTTTTACTTCAAAAAAATATGAGGACATTTGTCCATCTACGCACAATATGGATGTGCCATTTGTTAAGCGGGAAGATTATCAG CTAGCAGACATATCTGACGATGGCTACTTATGCCTGATGGCTGATAATGGTGAACTCCgtgaagatttaaaaattcctgATGGCGAACTGGGTACTCAGTTACGTGCTGATCATGAGGCTGGGAAAGAGCTTCTT tgCACTGTACTGAAGGCATGTGGTGAAGAAGTCGTGATCGCCATTAAAACTAACACTGCCATCGATAAATAA
- the Cpb gene encoding F-actin-capping protein subunit beta isoform X2: MTEQQMDCALDLMRRLPPQQIEKNLSDLIDLVPSLCEDLLSSVDQPLKIAKDKESGKDYLLCDYNRDGDSYRSPWSNTYDPPLEDGSMPSERLRKLEIDANHAFDQYRELYFEGGVSSVYLWDLDHGFAAVILIKKAGDGSKKIKGCWDSIHVVEVQEKSSGRIAHYKLTSTAMLWLQTNKHGSGTMNLGGSLTRQVEQDAQISESSPHIANIGRMVEDMENKIRNTLNEIYFGKTKDIVNGLRSVQSLADQRQQAALRQDLAAALQRRNANN; the protein is encoded by the exons ATG ACGGAACAACAAATGGATTGTGCTTTGGATTTGATGAGAAGACTGCCACCTCAGcaaattgaaaagaatttgAGTGATTTAATAGATCTAGTGCCATCTCTTTGTGAAGATCTCTTATCCTCTGTTGATCAGCccttaaaaattgcaaaagataAAGAATCTGGAAAAGATTATTTACTTTGTGACTATAATAGAGATGGAGATTCCTATAG GTCCCCTTGGAGTAATACATATGATCCACCATTAGAAGATGGTTCAATGCCATCTGAAAGGCTTAGAAAATTAGAGATAGACGCAAATCATGCATTTGATCAATACAGAGAACTTTACTTTGAAGGTGGAGTTTCTTCTGTCTATCTGTGGGATTTGGATCATGGTTTTGCAGCAGTAATATTGATTAAAAAAGCAGGTGATGgttcaaagaaaattaaaggtTGTTGGGATTCAATTCATGTAGTGGAAGTTCAAGAAAAATCCAGTGGAAGGATTGCACATTATAAATTAACTTCCACTGCAATGCTTTGGTTACAAACTAATAAACATGGCTCTGGAACAATGAATCTTGGTGGAAGTCTTACAAGACAG GTTGAACAAGATGCCCAAATAAGTGAGAGTTCTCCACATATTGCTAATATTGGCCGCATGGTTGAagatatggaaaataaaattcgaaataccttaaatgaaatttattttggaaaaacgaaagatattGTAAATGGTTTAAGGTCTGTTCAATCTTTAGCTGATCAACGACAACAAGCTGCCCTCAGACAGGATCTCGCGGCCGCGTTGCAAAGGAGAAATGCCAATAATTGA
- the Cpb gene encoding F-actin-capping protein subunit beta isoform X1 — translation MLKTEQQMDCALDLMRRLPPQQIEKNLSDLIDLVPSLCEDLLSSVDQPLKIAKDKESGKDYLLCDYNRDGDSYRSPWSNTYDPPLEDGSMPSERLRKLEIDANHAFDQYRELYFEGGVSSVYLWDLDHGFAAVILIKKAGDGSKKIKGCWDSIHVVEVQEKSSGRIAHYKLTSTAMLWLQTNKHGSGTMNLGGSLTRQVEQDAQISESSPHIANIGRMVEDMENKIRNTLNEIYFGKTKDIVNGLRSVQSLADQRQQAALRQDLAAALQRRNANN, via the exons atgttaaagACGGAACAACAAATGGATTGTGCTTTGGATTTGATGAGAAGACTGCCACCTCAGcaaattgaaaagaatttgAGTGATTTAATAGATCTAGTGCCATCTCTTTGTGAAGATCTCTTATCCTCTGTTGATCAGCccttaaaaattgcaaaagataAAGAATCTGGAAAAGATTATTTACTTTGTGACTATAATAGAGATGGAGATTCCTATAG GTCCCCTTGGAGTAATACATATGATCCACCATTAGAAGATGGTTCAATGCCATCTGAAAGGCTTAGAAAATTAGAGATAGACGCAAATCATGCATTTGATCAATACAGAGAACTTTACTTTGAAGGTGGAGTTTCTTCTGTCTATCTGTGGGATTTGGATCATGGTTTTGCAGCAGTAATATTGATTAAAAAAGCAGGTGATGgttcaaagaaaattaaaggtTGTTGGGATTCAATTCATGTAGTGGAAGTTCAAGAAAAATCCAGTGGAAGGATTGCACATTATAAATTAACTTCCACTGCAATGCTTTGGTTACAAACTAATAAACATGGCTCTGGAACAATGAATCTTGGTGGAAGTCTTACAAGACAG GTTGAACAAGATGCCCAAATAAGTGAGAGTTCTCCACATATTGCTAATATTGGCCGCATGGTTGAagatatggaaaataaaattcgaaataccttaaatgaaatttattttggaaaaacgaaagatattGTAAATGGTTTAAGGTCTGTTCAATCTTTAGCTGATCAACGACAACAAGCTGCCCTCAGACAGGATCTCGCGGCCGCGTTGCAAAGGAGAAATGCCAATAATTGA